Proteins encoded by one window of Nicotiana tabacum cultivar K326 chromosome 10, ASM71507v2, whole genome shotgun sequence:
- the LOC142165030 gene encoding uncharacterized protein LOC142165030, with protein sequence MPVATPSLADPEDIDSYTKEQMEVLEVTYEGTSKVKETHINMLVHDYKLFSMKEEESIEEMFARFSKIISDLKAFDKPYTSEDQVRKILRSLPTTWQTKVVTLESQDLNKLSYDELRGELIAFEKTHLKKTS encoded by the exons ATGCCAGTTGCTACTCCATCACTTGCTGATCCTGAAGATATAGATTCATATACAAAAGAGCAAATGGAAGTG CTTGAGGTTACATACGAAGGAACTAGCAAAGTAAAGGAAACACATATCAACATGTTAGTTCATGATTACAAACTCTTTTCAATGAAAGAAGAAGAGTCTATTGAAGAGATGTTTGCCAGATTCAGCAAAATAATCAGCGATCTAAAAGCATTTGACAAACCATATACGAGTGAAGATCAAGTCAGAAAAATTCTCAGAAGCCTACCAACCACTTGGCAGACCAAAGTAGTCACACTTGAATCTCAGGATCTAAATAAGTTATCCTATGATGAACTACGAGGAGAACTCATAGCCTTTGAAAAGACACATCTCAAGAAGACTAGttaa